The DNA window TGTCGTGGAGCTGCCCGCTTCCAGAGACGCCAGCGCAAAGGTCCGCGCGAGGCTGCTGGCCACGCTGCGTGGCCTGTATGGCAAAGAGAGCGAAGCCGGCGGAGGCACCTGGCTCTGGCAAAATGCGCGCGCGCGCCTGCGGCTGCGCGAGTCCGCCGACGCCGTGCCCACACTTCAGTTGAGCAACTGGCTGCGCTCACCCGAATGAGCCAAAGCCGAGATGTGTCGAAAATCCAATGCGGGTCAGGGCGCGAGCAGCTGTTTTTGCGTGCTGTAGCTCCACACCGCGAGCCAGGTCGGTCCACCCACGGCAACCAGCGAACCCGATGGAGACAGCACGACGCCGCGGTTCTTGGTGATCTCGCGTACCCAGTCGTCCTCGGCGGTGGCGGGGTCGAGCGGCAGCTCGCTGCTCATGCGCTCCTTGCCGCTCCCGTCCAGCACCAAGAGCCGCCACGTGCGCGGAGCCAAACCCGAGTCGGCGGCCGCGCCGTCGACCTGCGCTCGGGTCTCGAGGCGGAGCAGCGCGATTTCCGTGTCGTTGGTGGCCAGATCGAAGGTCCCCGGCAGCTCCAAGGTCTTCTTCACGACCAGCCGGGTCGTGCTCAGCTGGGTCAGCATCAGCCTCCCGTCGGTCTGCGCCAACCAGATCTCGTCCAGGCGCCGCGTCGTCAGGATCCGCCACACGTCACTGCCCGACGGTAGGTCCAACGACCAGCGCTTGCCGCCCGGAAAGAAGCGCTCGAGCTTCGGCCCGGCGGTGTACACGTAAGACCCGTCCTTGAGCAGCGCGAACGCCTTCTGGTCCGCGCGTTCCAGCTCGATGAAGTCGAGCGTCTCGAGCCGTCCGTCGGCGCTGAGCTCGTACGGATAGAGCGTGGGGTCGATGCCGTGGTGGACCCAGAGTTTGTTCTTGGCCCGCCGGTCGCCGAGCAAGAGTGAGTCGGGGAAAAGCGGGAGGCGCGAATAGTGCTCGGCCTTCTTCGGATCTCTCGGCACACGCCAGAGGTCGCTGACTCCGGCAACCAGCACACTGCCATCCGAGAGCGTTGCGGCCCGACGGGGGTCCCGGACCGGGAGGCGCGTGAGCACTTTCAGATCGTCGAGCCCGCGCAGCACGAGCTCGGTCTCCGTGAGCTGAGCGAGTCGGTCCTTGCCGAAGGCGAGCTTCTGCGTCGGCACGCGCCGGGGTGCCACTTCGAGCTTGGAGCGTCTGAGCTCCGCCACGAGTCGCTTCGCCTCCGCTCCCGCATCGACGTCGCCCGCGGCCGTTGCCTCGCCGGGCGCCGCGTCGCCCGCAGGCGCCGCCGGCCGCTCCGGCAGACCGGGGCGCGTCGGCGGCTCCGAAGGCGGTGAACGCTCGTCACATCCGAGCGCCACGGACGCCACGCCCAGGGCAAAAATCCAAGCCAGCGACCGCGATCTGAGCATGAGCGCTGAGCATAACAAACAGTCCGAGGATGACAGCCGCGGTTGTTGCGAGTACTTCGACGAAATGCTCGCTCGCGGCCCTGCCGTTGCGCTCCTTGCGCTGACGCTGCTCGGCGGGTGCGGTTATTTTCGTCGGGTCGGGGAGTGTCGGCGCCTGGCCAGACACGTGAACGGCGCGCTCGACCAGATCTCCGCGACGCACGACGCCGGCGCCGCGACCTCTGCCACCTATTCGGATCTGGCAGAGCGCTATGAGCGCCTGGCTCGGGACATCGACGGCTTCGCGAAGACGGACGACGCCCTCGGCCGAACACTCAAGGAGTACGCTCAGTCGTGCCAAGAGACGGCCAGGTCGTTGCGCACTCTGGCCCAAGCGCTGGACAAACCCGATCCGATCGCCGCAGCGCGCGTGCGCCGGGAGATGGGGAACTTCGTGCGCCGGGACAAAGTGCTGACGGCGCGCATCGAGGGCCTGTGCTCGGAGCCCTGATGGGCGTGATCACGGCGCGGCGTCAGCAGGCAGGCGGCGTCGGCTCGGGTCGGCGACGCGCCCGTACAATCCCGTGACCGGTGTGTGCCACCTGACCTCGGCGCGCTCACCCTCCAGCGTGAAGGAGTCGGGATTGCCAATCCAGCTCGAACCGTGCACTGCCTCTGCGTAGTGAAACGAGAGCCCGACACACAGGAGCGTGAATGAGCCCGCGGCGGCGAAGCGTAGCGGTCGAGGCTCGACGAACAGGACCACGAGGAACACTGCCAGGCCCGGGACCAACCACTGGCTCAACGGGGCGCCCGCGTCGCAGCGGTGCAGCCCCGCCGACGCACCGAAGGCGGGTACCATGAGGCTAACGCCCGCCCCGAGGGCGCGCCAGAGCGTGGGTTTGCCGAATCTTGCCAGCACGAGCAACAGCGCCGCGAGGGCGCTGCCAACGATCCCAATGAAGTGCACCACGCCGGCGCTCATGGCTTCTTCTTCTTCTTCTTCGGTCGCGGCACCTTGCGCTCCTTCGGCCCGACGCTCACGTGTCCCCACACGTACCCGACCTGGCGCCGGAACTGCCCCAGCTCGTCCCCACCGAACAGCCAGAGATCCCTGGGATCGTTGTCCATGTAGAGCATGGGGGCCCAATACCCACTCGACACCCAGGCGAGCACCTGAGGCGCGGTCAGCGTCGCCCGCACGAGCAGGATGCCACAAGCCGGTTTCACCGCCAGGCCCGAACAGCCGCTGAGCACGTGGATCTCTTCGTTGCCGATCGGGCGCCAGACCCACTCGCGCTCGAAGTGGAAGCCCTTCTGGCCGCCGAGGTCGGTCTTGGCTTCTTCGGGGAGCAACGCGAGAGCCGCACTCGCGAGCTCCTTGTTCATGGACGCTCGGGCGTCCAGCTTCTCACCACGCGCGACCTCGAGCGCGACCTCGTCGTCGTTCCGTGGACCGGCACAGCAGCGGAAGCCGATGTTCGCAGCCTTCGTGTCGGCAGAGCGTCCAATGGCATTCGCACAACGCCCGACCAGCTCACCTTGCGCGGCGTTCCCACCGCGGAGCGCGATCAACGCGCGGTCCGAGCCACGACCCCAGGGACTGTCCGTCCACTCCCACACCCCGCCGTGCATGTCGCGGACGCCGAACTCACTGCGACAGCCGGCCAAAAAACCCGTCGGCCGCATCGCGGACGAAGCCCCCGTCCCACAGCGCTCCGCGCGGTAGACGTTCCCGTACTCGTAAGTGGTATTGGTTGGTCCCTTGCACGCGCGCTCCCACTCCAGCTCACTGCAGAGTCGTTTGCCCTTCTCTTCGCAGTGCGCAGCTGCGTCCGGCTGACTCGCCGCGGTGAGCGGGATCGCACCCTCTTCGTTCGGGAACGGAAACACGTCGATGTAGAAACCGTGCAAGATCAGCTGTTCTCCGAGCATTTCCTGGTCGGCGAGGCGCGGGTAGGCGTCCGGTGCGGTCCCTGCGATGAGCGCTCCACCCGGGATCCAGAGCATGCCGCGCATCGGGGCCGGCGGGGCGACCGGGGGCCCGAGGGAGCCGCTCGGCGCGCTCGCGGCGTCGGCCGCGCCGCCCGGAGCCTTCGACTTGCAACCGGCAAGGCCGACGGAGCCCAGCAAGATCACCGCAATCAGGACGCACCGGCTCTTGCTTGGCCTGCCGGCGAGGCTGCGTTCGCTCGGAGCGAACGCGCCATTCATGGCTCGCCGCGCTCGTCCTTTTCGCGCAGCCCAAGCTCCTTCATCTTGAGCTGCAGGCCCTTGCGCGAAATCTTCAAGAGGCGAGCCGCGTGGGTCACGTTGCCGGTCGTCTGATCGAGCGCCTTCAGGATCAGCTCGCGCTCGAGCCGGCTCATGGCCGCCTTGACCTGCTCCTTCAACCCGTCCGACATGCCCTCGGTCGTCGCGGG is part of the Myxococcales bacterium genome and encodes:
- a CDS encoding formylglycine-generating enzyme family protein encodes the protein MNGAFAPSERSLAGRPSKSRCVLIAVILLGSVGLAGCKSKAPGGAADAASAPSGSLGPPVAPPAPMRGMLWIPGGALIAGTAPDAYPRLADQEMLGEQLILHGFYIDVFPFPNEEGAIPLTAASQPDAAAHCEEKGKRLCSELEWERACKGPTNTTYEYGNVYRAERCGTGASSAMRPTGFLAGCRSEFGVRDMHGGVWEWTDSPWGRGSDRALIALRGGNAAQGELVGRCANAIGRSADTKAANIGFRCCAGPRNDDEVALEVARGEKLDARASMNKELASAALALLPEEAKTDLGGQKGFHFEREWVWRPIGNEEIHVLSGCSGLAVKPACGILLVRATLTAPQVLAWVSSGYWAPMLYMDNDPRDLWLFGGDELGQFRRQVGYVWGHVSVGPKERKVPRPKKKKKKP